The following proteins come from a genomic window of Luteitalea sp.:
- a CDS encoding BON domain-containing protein, with amino-acid sequence MRITRLVSAAAVASALIVTSVAAAQTYPRMDRLSRSVFHELITLPYYGVFDQLGFEIDRGTVTLQGQVRRPTLKRDAENVVKRLRGVEQVVNEIEVLPVSPSDDRIRMATYRAIYGHDTLQRYAIQSVPPIHIIVKNGRVTLVGSVGSQMDKTVATMQARSVSGVFEVTDQLQLDEKSR; translated from the coding sequence ATGCGAATCACCCGCCTTGTCTCGGCCGCTGCGGTGGCGAGCGCACTGATTGTCACCAGTGTCGCCGCTGCCCAGACCTACCCCCGGATGGATCGGCTCTCGCGCTCGGTGTTTCACGAGTTGATCACCCTGCCGTACTACGGCGTCTTCGATCAGTTGGGCTTCGAGATAGATCGCGGCACGGTGACGCTGCAAGGGCAAGTGAGGCGACCCACCCTCAAACGAGATGCAGAGAACGTGGTCAAGCGCCTTCGCGGCGTCGAGCAGGTCGTCAACGAGATCGAGGTCTTGCCGGTCTCGCCCAGTGACGACCGCATTCGCATGGCCACGTATCGGGCCATCTACGGTCACGACACGCTGCAACGCTATGCCATCCAATCCGTGCCGCCGATTCACATCATCGTGAAGAACGGTCGGGTGACGCTGGTCGGATCGGTCGGCTCGCAAATGGACAAGACCGTTGCGACGATGCAGGCACGAAGCGTGTCGGGTGTCTTCGAAGTCACCGATCAGCTGCAGCTCGACGAGAAATCGCGTTAG
- a CDS encoding AcrB/AcrD/AcrF family protein encodes MFISDFAIRRPIVTIVAMLALVLFGAFALFSLDTDEFPEVAPPVVVVSIPYPGASPENVERDVIERIEEGISGISGVKEIQSNSLDSYGVIIVEFVFGKDMQEATQEIRDEISEIRNDLPLEMEEPTLVKVSPNDMPIVSLALRSTQLSSADLTRLADPAITRRLRGIAGVAEVTVVGGIEREMTVELQPKALQAAGVSVAQVVQALQAQNIAAPVGRLNGALDERGIRLQGRLDTAAEFDKLVVWQSGGRLVRLGDVAAVRDGTEEARTAALFDGEPAVGIDVKKSTGYSTTAVADAVLEQVREVETTLPPGVEMRVVRNSGVDVANSVLDVEETLLEGAALTVLVVFLFLNSWRSTVITGLALPVSVLASFVAVLAFGFTLNTMSLMGLSLAIGILIDDAIVVRENIVRHVEMGKDHYTASREGTSEIGLAVAATTFAIVVVFVPIAFTGGITQQWFMPFALTIACSVMVSLFVSFSLDPMLSAYWPDPHMATEERWWISRQLAKFNTWFNRQAERYKQVIAWALRHRLAMVMLAVGTFVGALALPALGVVGSGFFPKSDDAEFAINIDTPPGSNLEYTVIKAEEAARLARGLPEVAYTYTTIGGQQSTIDEGQVYVRLKPKSERTKRQEAVEAELREQLTRLGGVQAGIGLAGAFGGQKQIQLQLVGPDSDELARLADVVIAEVREVPGAVDVSLSTKGQKPELEVKVDRGLAGSLGVTVDQVAQTLRAAFAGIDVGDWVDPSGETRDVEIRLVPDARERVRDLRSVPIQVPAPPGQSPATVPLGQLASITSGVGPARIDHLDRERVITVEANVEAPHSLAEVVDGIMRRVQQNVQMPAGYTLTQGGETEDMEEVFGRILIALATAVILMYFVLVLQFESFLDPLAIMMSLPLSLIGVVLALLITGNTINIMSMIGVILLMGIVAKNAILLIDFAKWSEEQGVERHQAIVEAGRVRLRPILMTTFALVAGMMPLAIGAGEGADFRRPLGISVIGGVITSTILTLLVIPTFYDILASGRDWLASKVRAGRPVHAPAAGQRAPEVGSAEPA; translated from the coding sequence ATGTTCATTTCAGATTTCGCTATACGTCGGCCCATCGTGACAATCGTGGCCATGTTGGCGCTCGTCCTGTTCGGGGCATTCGCGCTCTTCAGCCTCGACACGGACGAGTTCCCTGAAGTCGCGCCGCCAGTGGTTGTCGTGTCGATTCCCTATCCCGGCGCCTCGCCGGAGAACGTCGAGCGCGACGTCATCGAGCGGATCGAGGAAGGCATCTCCGGCATCAGTGGCGTCAAGGAGATCCAGTCGAACTCGCTCGATAGCTACGGGGTCATCATCGTCGAGTTCGTGTTCGGCAAGGACATGCAGGAAGCCACGCAGGAGATCCGCGACGAGATCTCGGAGATACGCAACGACCTGCCCCTCGAGATGGAGGAGCCGACGCTGGTCAAGGTGTCACCGAACGACATGCCGATCGTGTCGCTGGCGCTACGGTCGACGCAGTTGAGTAGTGCTGACCTCACCCGGCTCGCGGATCCTGCTATCACCAGACGATTGCGCGGTATTGCGGGCGTCGCCGAGGTGACGGTCGTGGGCGGCATCGAGCGCGAGATGACCGTCGAGCTGCAGCCGAAGGCGCTGCAAGCCGCAGGGGTCAGCGTGGCTCAGGTCGTGCAGGCGCTGCAAGCACAGAACATCGCCGCGCCGGTCGGGCGCCTCAACGGGGCGTTGGACGAGCGAGGCATCCGCCTGCAAGGTCGGCTCGACACGGCAGCCGAGTTCGACAAGCTCGTGGTATGGCAGTCAGGTGGCAGGCTCGTTCGATTGGGCGACGTCGCGGCGGTCCGTGATGGCACCGAAGAGGCGCGCACGGCAGCGCTCTTCGACGGCGAGCCGGCCGTGGGCATCGACGTCAAGAAGTCGACCGGCTACAGCACGACGGCCGTTGCAGATGCCGTTCTCGAGCAGGTGCGTGAGGTCGAGACGACCCTTCCGCCTGGTGTCGAGATGCGCGTGGTCCGCAACTCGGGCGTCGATGTGGCGAACTCGGTCCTCGATGTCGAAGAAACGCTGCTGGAAGGCGCGGCACTCACGGTGCTGGTCGTGTTTCTGTTCCTCAACTCGTGGCGTTCGACGGTCATTACCGGGCTCGCGCTGCCCGTCTCAGTGCTGGCGTCGTTCGTGGCGGTGCTCGCGTTCGGCTTCACGCTGAACACGATGTCGCTCATGGGGCTCTCACTCGCGATAGGCATTCTCATCGATGACGCCATCGTCGTGCGCGAGAACATCGTGCGACACGTCGAGATGGGCAAGGACCATTACACGGCGTCGCGCGAAGGCACGTCCGAGATCGGTCTAGCCGTGGCCGCGACGACATTTGCTATTGTGGTGGTCTTCGTTCCGATTGCCTTCACGGGCGGGATTACGCAGCAATGGTTCATGCCGTTCGCGCTCACGATTGCCTGCTCGGTGATGGTCTCCCTCTTCGTGTCGTTCTCGCTCGACCCGATGCTCTCGGCCTACTGGCCCGATCCCCACATGGCCACGGAGGAGCGCTGGTGGATCTCTCGGCAGCTCGCGAAGTTCAACACCTGGTTCAACCGCCAGGCCGAGCGCTACAAGCAGGTGATTGCATGGGCGTTGCGTCATCGCCTTGCCATGGTGATGCTGGCGGTTGGCACGTTCGTGGGCGCGCTAGCGCTGCCCGCGCTCGGCGTCGTTGGCAGTGGCTTCTTCCCCAAGTCCGACGACGCGGAGTTTGCAATCAATATCGACACACCGCCTGGATCGAATCTGGAGTACACGGTCATCAAGGCAGAGGAGGCAGCCCGGCTCGCCCGAGGCCTGCCCGAGGTCGCCTACACCTATACGACAATCGGCGGCCAGCAAAGCACCATCGATGAGGGCCAGGTCTATGTACGATTGAAGCCGAAGTCGGAGCGCACAAAGCGCCAGGAAGCGGTCGAGGCCGAGTTGCGCGAGCAGCTGACCCGCCTCGGTGGTGTCCAGGCGGGCATCGGCTTGGCTGGCGCGTTCGGAGGTCAAAAGCAGATTCAGTTGCAGTTGGTTGGTCCCGACAGCGACGAGCTGGCGCGCCTCGCGGACGTTGTCATCGCGGAAGTGCGTGAGGTTCCAGGTGCGGTCGACGTCAGCCTCTCCACCAAAGGGCAGAAGCCGGAGCTCGAGGTGAAGGTGGACCGCGGGTTGGCGGGATCGCTCGGCGTCACCGTCGACCAGGTGGCGCAGACGCTGCGCGCAGCCTTTGCGGGCATCGACGTCGGCGACTGGGTGGATCCCAGCGGCGAGACCCGAGACGTCGAGATCCGGCTGGTGCCGGACGCGCGGGAGCGGGTGCGTGACCTGCGGTCGGTACCAATTCAAGTGCCCGCGCCGCCCGGGCAGTCGCCGGCCACGGTGCCACTCGGCCAACTGGCCAGCATTACGAGCGGTGTGGGCCCGGCCCGAATCGATCATCTCGATCGGGAGCGGGTGATCACCGTCGAGGCGAACGTCGAAGCGCCTCATTCGCTGGCCGAGGTCGTGGACGGCATCATGCGGCGTGTTCAGCAGAACGTGCAGATGCCGGCCGGCTACACGCTGACACAGGGCGGGGAAACGGAGGATATGGAGGAGGTCTTCGGGCGCATTCTCATCGCGCTGGCGACGGCGGTCATCCTCATGTATTTCGTACTGGTGCTCCAGTTCGAGTCATTCCTCGATCCGCTGGCCATCATGATGTCACTGCCGCTGTCACTCATCGGCGTCGTGCTGGCGCTGCTCATCACCGGCAATACGATCAACATCATGAGCATGATTGGAGTGATCCTGCTCATGGGTATCGTGGCCAAGAACGCCATCCTGCTGATCGATTTCGCAAAATGGTCCGAGGAGCAGGGTGTGGAGCGGCATCAAGCGATTGTCGAGGCTGGCCGGGTGCGATTGCGGCCGATCTTGATGACGACGTTTGCCCTGGTGGCGGGGATGATGCCGCTCGCGATCGGCGCCGGCGAGGGAGCTGACTTTCGCCGGCCGCTCGGCATTTCCGTGATCGGCGGCGTGATCACATCCACGATCCTGACGCTGTTGGTCATTCCGACGTTCTACGACATCTTGGCATCTGGCCGGGATTGGTTGGCGTCCAAGGTGCGCGCCGGCCGGCCGGTGCACGCACCCGCGGCGGGGCAGCGTGCACCGGAAGTAGGCTCGGCCGAGCCGGCGTAA
- a CDS encoding efflux RND transporter periplasmic adaptor subunit has protein sequence MKRTGKRRVMGILGVIAAAALTAAACSQGGASNEKPSESTAIRIGRENTSVVKMDEIRVGPEISGALTARRDSTVRAEVAGALQQVLAEVGQAVRKGEVLGRIEDRTLTDAAASARSAVASEAQALATARRERERASALVKGGAIAQRDAEAAEDAVTSAEARVADAKSRLVSAEKALSDATVVSPLAGIVSARPANAGDIVAVGDELFRIIDPSSMRLEAAVPSEALGALRVGGAVSFQVRGYPGQTFMGSIERISPAADPVTRQVPIFVSIPNKAGQLVAGLFAEGRVIQAAAKGLVIPLSAIHTTEEGTSVTRVRDGKSELVTVALGLRDEETERVEVTSGLSEGDVLLTGAGRGVTPGTPVDINGGQTGTQAEARR, from the coding sequence ATGAAGCGCACAGGTAAACGTAGAGTGATGGGGATACTGGGCGTGATTGCCGCCGCGGCCTTGACCGCGGCGGCGTGCAGTCAAGGCGGCGCGTCCAACGAGAAGCCCAGTGAGTCGACGGCCATCCGGATCGGCCGTGAGAACACGTCCGTTGTGAAGATGGACGAGATCCGTGTGGGGCCCGAGATTTCTGGTGCGCTCACGGCGCGACGCGACTCAACGGTTCGTGCGGAGGTGGCCGGCGCCCTGCAGCAAGTGCTTGCCGAAGTCGGCCAGGCTGTCCGAAAAGGTGAAGTGCTCGGCCGCATCGAGGATCGTACGCTCACCGATGCGGCGGCGTCGGCCCGGTCAGCGGTGGCGTCGGAGGCGCAAGCGCTGGCCACCGCACGTCGTGAGCGCGAGCGCGCGTCGGCGCTGGTCAAGGGCGGGGCCATCGCCCAGCGCGATGCCGAAGCGGCGGAAGATGCCGTGACCAGCGCCGAAGCACGGGTCGCTGACGCCAAGTCCCGGCTCGTGTCCGCCGAGAAGGCGCTCTCGGACGCCACGGTCGTGTCGCCGCTCGCTGGCATCGTGAGCGCACGGCCCGCCAACGCCGGCGATATCGTCGCCGTCGGCGATGAGTTGTTTCGAATCATCGACCCGTCGAGCATGCGGCTCGAAGCAGCCGTCCCTTCGGAAGCCCTGGGCGCCTTGCGCGTGGGCGGGGCCGTGAGCTTCCAAGTGCGTGGCTATCCCGGCCAGACGTTCATGGGCAGCATCGAGCGGATTAGCCCTGCCGCGGATCCGGTGACGCGCCAGGTGCCGATCTTCGTCTCGATTCCCAACAAGGCGGGACAGCTCGTGGCCGGCCTCTTTGCCGAGGGACGCGTGATACAAGCCGCTGCCAAGGGGCTCGTCATTCCGCTGTCCGCGATCCACACCACCGAGGAGGGCACGTCGGTGACACGGGTGCGCGATGGCAAGTCGGAGCTCGTGACCGTCGCGCTCGGCCTGCGTGACGAAGAGACCGAGCGCGTGGAGGTGACCTCCGGCCTCTCCGAAGGCGACGTGCTGCTGACCGGTGCCGGCCGCGGCGTCACACCCGGCACACCAGTCGACATCAACGGGGGACAGACCGGTACGCAGGCGGAGGCACGAAGGTAG
- a CDS encoding helix-turn-helix domain-containing protein: MSVWGEAIRALLKERAMTRLELARRAGVSRSTVLHLLRGGHSSTDTLERVARALEVDIVELFSAPPDLGLRRDRLVGALLRELSESIALAVREDVEARRRRELTRHRGDRRLPFDGEGIKG; this comes from the coding sequence ATGAGCGTTTGGGGAGAGGCAATTCGAGCCCTGTTGAAAGAACGTGCGATGACGAGACTCGAGCTCGCACGGCGGGCCGGCGTGAGTCGCAGCACGGTGCTCCACCTTCTCCGCGGAGGTCACAGCAGCACCGACACTCTCGAGCGTGTCGCGCGGGCGCTCGAGGTTGACATTGTCGAGCTGTTTTCGGCGCCGCCCGACCTCGGGCTGCGCCGTGACCGTCTCGTGGGCGCTCTTCTGCGGGAGCTCTCCGAGTCGATTGCACTGGCCGTACGTGAAGACGTGGAAGCACGTCGTCGTCGGGAACTGACGCGTCATCGAGGCGATCGGCGGTTGCCTTTTGACGGAGAAGGGATCAAGGGATAG